Proteins co-encoded in one Vibrio fortis genomic window:
- a CDS encoding TIGR01212 family radical SAM protein (This family includes YhcC from E. coli K-12, an uncharacterized radical SAM protein.), with product MQLHELVNTIGQDLQRRYGEKVHKLTLHGGFSCPNRDGTIGRGGCTFCNVASFADEETQVQSIAAQLTDRAGEIARAKKYLAYFQAYTSTYAEVQVLKNMYEEALKAPGADIVGLCVGTRPDCVPDSVLELLSGYVKQGYDIWLELGLQTANDQTLKRINRGHDFAIYESITKRARALGIKVCTHLIVGLPKETKADNLETLERVLNVGTDGIKLHGLHIVEGSTMAKAWKAGKLEAPSLEEYVDIATEMIQRTPAEVIYHRVSSAARRPTLLSPLWCENRWLAMTEIGRSLDRSGAQGCKNGDAFEYTLPLLNSTLK from the coding sequence ATGCAATTACACGAATTGGTCAATACGATTGGTCAAGATCTCCAACGTCGCTACGGCGAAAAGGTTCATAAACTGACTTTACATGGTGGTTTCAGTTGCCCTAACCGTGATGGAACGATAGGCCGAGGTGGCTGCACTTTTTGTAATGTTGCTTCTTTTGCCGATGAAGAGACTCAGGTTCAAAGTATTGCTGCTCAACTGACAGATAGAGCGGGTGAGATTGCACGTGCCAAGAAATATTTGGCGTATTTTCAGGCTTATACCAGCACCTATGCAGAGGTTCAGGTGCTCAAAAACATGTATGAAGAAGCGTTAAAAGCACCGGGTGCCGATATCGTTGGTCTATGTGTTGGCACACGCCCTGACTGCGTGCCAGATTCCGTACTAGAGTTGCTCTCGGGCTACGTTAAGCAAGGTTACGATATCTGGTTGGAGTTGGGACTGCAAACGGCAAATGATCAAACGTTGAAGCGCATCAATCGTGGTCATGACTTTGCTATCTACGAGAGCATTACCAAGCGCGCCAGAGCTCTTGGAATCAAGGTATGTACGCATTTAATTGTCGGCCTACCGAAAGAGACCAAAGCCGACAACCTTGAAACCTTGGAGCGTGTTTTAAACGTCGGTACTGACGGAATCAAACTGCACGGTTTACATATTGTTGAAGGCAGCACTATGGCAAAGGCTTGGAAAGCCGGAAAGTTAGAGGCGCCATCACTCGAAGAGTATGTTGATATCGCCACTGAGATGATTCAGCGCACTCCGGCTGAGGTCATTTATCATCGTGTCTCTTCCGCAGCACGCAGACCCACCTTGTTATCGCCATTGTGGTGTGAAAACCGTTGGCTGGCGATGACAGAGATTGGTCGTTCGTTAGATAGAAGCGGCGCGCAAGGTTGTAAGAATGGTGATGCCTTTGAGTACACGCTGCCACTGCTCAATTCCACTCTGAAGTAA
- a CDS encoding diguanylate cyclase domain-containing protein — protein MEPLMTWLWDNAICYGSFIVTLLLFTLFGWYLYSRYQAHIEHLLLATPTPLCMVDLKSGEIVYTNRQAMQLLGIRQMGTHFRYPTNDCKTAFTESLSNHQSSHSFEQRLMWALSEFESCKIHMLGRKMIFRGKRVWMIYPTPHKYSSEEQSQELRELNIARTALDSLSELIHVKDQKGELVASNRSFKKFWHGRLEEGTLSVSSGVLKGRVSQRSWTTDQEGKSCLLETYQSVLIDGNGEKIGTLSISHDVTDWHDMQQQLRDEMEKRKDTEVALAQRDTILQNILEASPDSIGIFNENMVYQACNKPFVAALGISEVSDLVGKRLQDVVPNSMYLRLSDSDHQVLHQGKSLRYIDKVVSSDGEQTWYDVVKSPFKDPASSTSGVLIMARDISERYLAEQKLEEANLELERLSFLDSLTQVSNRRRFDEQLSTLWHFHVRERQPLTIMLCDIDYFKGYNDFYGHQQGDDALIQVSKAFKRVLNRSSDCVARYGGEEFAFILPNTATEGAQLVAQRIHDEIQSLGIVHEKSQISEWVTVSIGVVSYIPTLDDEMESAVALADSALYQAKANGRNQTSVHPNSTGRLHTLDS, from the coding sequence ATGGAACCGTTGATGACTTGGTTGTGGGACAACGCGATTTGCTATGGATCGTTTATTGTTACCCTTCTACTGTTTACCTTGTTCGGCTGGTATCTCTATTCCCGTTATCAAGCGCATATCGAACACTTGCTGCTCGCTACGCCAACACCTTTGTGTATGGTCGATTTAAAGAGCGGTGAAATCGTATATACAAATCGCCAAGCCATGCAGTTATTGGGTATCCGTCAGATGGGGACTCACTTCCGCTATCCAACCAATGACTGCAAAACCGCTTTTACTGAAAGTCTGTCTAATCACCAAAGTAGCCACTCCTTCGAACAACGTTTGATGTGGGCGTTATCCGAGTTTGAATCCTGTAAGATCCACATGCTAGGGCGCAAGATGATCTTTCGTGGTAAACGCGTATGGATGATCTACCCAACGCCGCACAAATACTCTAGTGAAGAACAATCTCAAGAGTTGCGAGAGCTAAATATTGCTCGAACTGCCTTGGATTCACTATCAGAATTGATTCATGTAAAAGATCAAAAGGGTGAACTTGTTGCCAGTAATCGCTCGTTCAAGAAGTTTTGGCATGGTCGATTAGAAGAGGGCACGCTGAGTGTGTCGAGTGGCGTGCTCAAAGGACGAGTCAGTCAACGCAGTTGGACGACGGATCAAGAGGGAAAGAGTTGCCTGCTTGAAACCTATCAAAGCGTGTTGATTGATGGAAATGGCGAGAAGATTGGAACGCTCTCTATTAGTCATGACGTGACGGATTGGCACGACATGCAACAACAACTGCGTGATGAGATGGAGAAGCGTAAAGACACCGAGGTGGCTCTGGCTCAGAGAGATACCATTCTTCAAAATATTTTAGAGGCAAGTCCAGACTCGATCGGTATCTTCAACGAAAACATGGTCTATCAAGCGTGTAATAAACCGTTTGTCGCCGCTTTGGGGATCTCTGAAGTCAGTGATTTGGTGGGTAAGCGCCTTCAAGACGTGGTGCCAAACAGCATGTACTTGCGTCTCTCTGACTCTGATCATCAAGTTCTGCATCAAGGGAAATCCCTGCGCTATATCGATAAAGTTGTCTCAAGTGATGGTGAGCAGACGTGGTATGACGTGGTGAAATCGCCATTTAAAGATCCGGCATCAAGTACCAGTGGTGTCTTGATCATGGCGCGTGATATCTCTGAGCGCTACCTCGCTGAGCAGAAACTGGAAGAGGCTAATCTTGAGCTAGAGCGTTTGAGCTTCTTGGATAGCCTGACTCAGGTATCTAACCGCCGTCGTTTTGATGAGCAACTTTCTACCTTGTGGCACTTCCATGTTCGAGAAAGGCAGCCTCTGACCATCATGCTATGCGATATTGACTACTTCAAAGGCTACAACGATTTCTATGGTCACCAACAGGGTGATGATGCCTTGATCCAAGTATCGAAAGCCTTCAAACGTGTTCTGAACCGCTCCTCTGACTGTGTTGCACGTTATGGTGGCGAAGAGTTTGCCTTCATACTGCCGAATACGGCGACGGAAGGTGCTCAGCTGGTGGCGCAACGTATTCATGATGAGATCCAAAGCTTAGGGATTGTTCACGAAAAGTCACAGATTTCTGAGTGGGTGACAGTCAGTATCGGTGTGGTTTCTTATATCCCAACGCTGGATGATGAGATGGAATCGGCGGTTGCGTTGGCAGATAGCGCGCTCTATCAGGCTAAAGCGAACGGTCGTAACCAGACCAGTGTCCACCCTAACTCAACGGGGCGTCTTCATACCTTGGACTCATGA
- the arcB gene encoding aerobic respiration two-component sensor histidine kinase ArcB codes for MKPMKNLAQYYVDLLVKLGIVRFSILLALALVALAVVVQVGITLALKGNVDDIDIVRSVFFGLVITPWAVYFLSVVVDQLEESRQRLAKLVSKLGDMRERDQELNSKLQLNIEKLNQEIEEREKAEEARAEAMHDLENEVFQRERTQLELAERTALLRSFIDASPDLIYYRNEDGVFSGCNRAVEELTGKTEKDLVGLTPWDVYSKEVAQQVVETDEKVFADNQAVTYEQWLEYPDGRKNYFELRKVPFYSKDGRHLGLVGFGRDITERKEHQESLEKASRDKTTFISTISHELRTPLNGIVGLSRMLLDSQLTTEQRKHMQTIKVSAVTLGNIFNDIIDMDKFDRRKLELFPTPINFEDFVSEMESISALMAEQKGLRFDLERLSDLPTAVEVDGTRLRQVLWNLVSNAMKFTKDGGVVMTVSADIEDDFAHITMEVEDTGIGIPESEIDKIFAMYYQVKSGSDNLHAVGTGIGLAVSKQLINMMDGDITVSSEEGFGSTFTVSIRVPVNHDTQALVKTPRKQSQLNIFMVEDIELNVTVARSLLESLGHQVTVVMTGKEAQIAFNPQEFDLVLLDIQLPDMTGFDIAKYYREKYSELPPLVALTANVLNNKKEYLNKGMDDAISKPLSVKAIQDVIAKLIEKEHSDKPQVIEEAQVVEPKTTSIDTSLLDIEMLESYVDIVGPKPVLDSIAMFEEMMPDYMDILNSNMVAKDQANIVSEAHKIKGAAGSIGLKRIQQVAQKAQSPDLPAWWENISDWVDEINNEYQNDIEVLKSWLNQR; via the coding sequence ATGAAACCCATGAAAAATCTCGCCCAGTATTACGTTGATCTTCTCGTAAAGCTGGGTATCGTCCGATTCTCTATTCTCCTCGCATTAGCACTGGTCGCGCTTGCGGTCGTGGTTCAAGTTGGTATCACACTGGCTCTCAAAGGTAATGTCGATGATATCGATATTGTCCGTTCTGTCTTCTTTGGTCTCGTTATCACGCCTTGGGCCGTCTATTTCCTTTCTGTGGTTGTCGATCAGCTCGAAGAGTCTCGTCAGCGTTTAGCAAAGCTGGTTTCTAAGCTCGGCGACATGCGTGAACGTGACCAAGAGCTAAACAGCAAACTGCAGCTTAATATCGAGAAACTGAATCAAGAAATTGAAGAGCGTGAAAAGGCCGAAGAGGCGCGTGCTGAAGCAATGCATGACCTAGAAAACGAAGTCTTTCAGCGCGAGCGCACTCAACTCGAACTCGCAGAACGCACTGCGCTGCTTCGCTCATTCATTGATGCATCTCCTGACCTTATCTATTACCGAAACGAAGATGGCGTTTTCTCTGGTTGTAACCGAGCGGTTGAAGAGCTAACTGGTAAAACAGAGAAAGACCTAGTGGGCCTAACCCCTTGGGATGTCTACAGCAAAGAGGTAGCTCAACAAGTTGTTGAAACCGATGAAAAGGTCTTTGCAGATAACCAAGCCGTCACTTACGAGCAGTGGCTTGAGTATCCAGACGGACGCAAGAACTACTTCGAGCTGCGTAAAGTACCTTTCTACAGCAAGGATGGTCGCCATCTTGGTTTGGTTGGTTTTGGACGTGATATTACCGAACGCAAAGAGCATCAAGAGTCGCTTGAGAAAGCCAGCCGCGATAAGACCACGTTTATTTCAACCATTAGCCATGAATTACGTACTCCGCTAAATGGCATTGTCGGCTTAAGTCGTATGCTGCTCGATAGTCAACTGACTACAGAGCAACGCAAGCACATGCAGACCATTAAAGTCAGTGCGGTTACGCTTGGTAATATCTTTAACGATATTATCGATATGGATAAGTTTGATCGACGCAAGCTTGAGCTGTTCCCAACGCCAATTAACTTCGAAGATTTTGTTTCTGAGATGGAGAGTATCTCTGCATTGATGGCGGAACAAAAAGGATTGAGGTTTGATCTGGAGAGATTGTCTGACCTGCCAACCGCAGTCGAAGTAGATGGGACTCGCTTACGCCAAGTGCTATGGAATCTCGTCAGCAATGCAATGAAGTTCACCAAAGATGGTGGTGTGGTGATGACGGTGAGCGCGGACATTGAAGACGATTTCGCACACATCACGATGGAAGTGGAAGATACTGGTATCGGTATCCCAGAAAGTGAAATCGATAAAATTTTTGCGATGTATTACCAAGTGAAGTCGGGCTCCGATAACTTACATGCAGTAGGGACAGGGATTGGCTTGGCCGTTTCTAAGCAGCTGATTAACATGATGGATGGGGATATCACCGTAAGCAGTGAAGAGGGCTTTGGCAGTACCTTCACAGTGTCGATTCGCGTACCCGTTAATCACGATACCCAGGCTTTGGTGAAGACGCCAAGAAAACAGTCGCAATTGAACATCTTCATGGTTGAAGATATTGAACTCAACGTTACCGTTGCTCGCTCGCTGCTAGAAAGTTTGGGGCATCAAGTCACGGTGGTGATGACAGGTAAAGAGGCACAGATCGCCTTTAACCCACAAGAATTCGATCTGGTGTTACTGGATATTCAGCTTCCAGATATGACGGGCTTTGATATTGCTAAGTACTACCGTGAGAAATACTCTGAGCTACCGCCGCTGGTGGCGCTGACTGCCAATGTACTCAACAACAAGAAAGAGTATCTAAACAAAGGCATGGACGATGCGATCAGCAAGCCGCTATCAGTCAAAGCGATTCAAGATGTGATTGCGAAGCTGATAGAAAAGGAGCACTCCGATAAGCCACAGGTGATTGAGGAAGCGCAAGTGGTTGAACCGAAAACCACATCGATAGACACCAGCTTACTTGATATTGAGATGCTAGAGTCATATGTTGATATTGTTGGCCCTAAGCCTGTGCTCGACAGCATCGCGATGTTTGAGGAGATGATGCCTGACTACATGGATATCTTGAACTCGAACATGGTGGCAAAAGATCAAGCTAATATCGTTTCAGAAGCGCATAAGATCAAAGGTGCTGCAGGTTCGATTGGCTTGAAGCGCATTCAACAAGTGGCGCAAAAAGCGCAATCACCAGATCTTCCAGCATGGTGGGAGAATATTTCAGATTGGGTTGATGAAATTAACAACGAATATCAGAACGACATTGAAGTTTTAAAGAGTTGGTTAAATCAAAGGTAG
- the arcA gene encoding two-component system response regulator ArcA: MQTPQILIVEDEQVTRNTLKSIFEAEGYAVFEASDGEEMHQVLSDNQVNLVIMDINLPGKNGLLLARELREQANVALMFLTGRDNEVDKILGLEIGADDYITKPFNPRELTIRARNLLNRSMSTSSVQEEKRSVEKYEFNGWVLDINSRSLVSPDGEGYKLPRSEFRALLHFCENPGKIQTRADLLKKMTGRELKPHDRTVDVTIRRIRKHFESVSGTPEIIATIHGEGYRFCGDLED; this comes from the coding sequence ATGCAAACCCCGCAGATTCTTATCGTAGAAGATGAGCAAGTAACTCGTAACACTCTTAAGAGTATTTTTGAAGCAGAGGGATATGCTGTTTTTGAGGCTAGCGACGGTGAAGAGATGCACCAAGTGCTGTCTGACAACCAAGTGAACCTTGTTATCATGGACATCAACCTACCTGGTAAGAACGGCCTTCTACTTGCTCGTGAACTACGTGAGCAAGCAAATGTTGCGCTAATGTTCTTGACTGGTCGTGATAATGAAGTAGACAAAATCCTTGGTCTAGAAATTGGTGCAGATGATTACATCACTAAGCCTTTCAACCCTCGTGAGCTGACTATCCGTGCACGCAACCTTCTGAACCGTTCAATGAGCACAAGCTCTGTTCAAGAAGAGAAGCGCAGCGTTGAGAAGTACGAATTCAACGGTTGGGTTTTGGATATCAACAGCCGCTCTCTAGTAAGCCCAGATGGCGAAGGCTACAAGCTACCTCGCTCTGAGTTCCGTGCACTTCTGCACTTCTGTGAGAACCCAGGCAAGATCCAAACACGTGCAGACCTTCTTAAGAAGATGACTGGCCGTGAGCTTAAGCCACATGACCGTACAGTAGACGTAACTATTCGTCGTATTCGTAAGCACTTTGAATCAGTATCTGGTACTCCAGAAATCATTGCTACGATTCACGGTGAAGGCTACCGCTTCTGTGGTGATCTAGAAGACTAA